AAAAGACCATGGAGTGGTATACCAACAATCCCGATTGGTGGGGCGATGTATCCGGAGCACTGCTTCCTCATCCTAGAATGCTTATGATGCCTGGTGGAGCAGAAAGACATGTTGGAGCTGAGAAGTATGAATCCATGAAGTCCGAACTCTTGGGTACCAACATTGTGGTTCCTGATTCTAAAAGTCTTGCTTCACCTCAAAAATCAGAATTCAAGTTTCTGATCTATGGCAAGACTGGTTGGATAGGTGGTTTGCTTGGAAAATTATGTGAGAAACAGAATATTCCATATGAATATGGAAAGGGGCGTCTCCAGGATCGATCACAGCTTTTGGCTGACATTCTCACTGTGAAGCCGACACATGTTTTTAATGCTGCTGGTGTAACTGGTAGGCCGAATGTTGATTGGTGTGAAACTCACAAGACTGAAACAATTCGTACAAATGTTGCCGGTACGCTGACTTTGGCAGATGTATGCAGAGAGCATGGACTCCTAATGATGAACTTCGCCACTGGgtgtatatttgaatatgatGCTGCTCATCCCGAAGGTTCAGGCATTGGGTTCAAAGAGGAAGACATGCCAAACTTTACTGGTTCTTTCTATTCAAAGACCAAAGCCATGGTAATTTTCTTCCTTCTTCTATCAAAAGTCTCTTGTAGAAGCAATTTCCTTTTTCCAGTCATAATTAGCAATCAAATTCACTTAATCACGGTCATCAATTTGTTTTCTTAAGGTCGAAGAGCTCTTGAAAGAATATGACAATGTCTGCACACTTAGAGTGAGAATGCCAATCTCCTCAGACCTGAAAAATCAGCGAAATTTCATCACCAAGATTTCTCGATACAATAAGGTAGTCAACATTCCCAACAGCATGACAATCTTGGATGAGCTTCTTCCATTGTCCATTGAAATGGCGAAGCGAAACCTCAGAGGCATATGGAACTTCACTAACCCTGGTGTTGTGAGCCACAACGAAATCTTGGAGATGTACAAGGAATATATGGATCCGAATTTCACATGGACCAACTTCACACTCGAAGAGCAAGCCAGGGTGATCGTTGCTCCACGAAGTAATAATGAGATGGATGCTTCCAAGTTAAAAAATGAGTTTCCAGATTTGCTATCGATCAAGGAGTCGCTGATCAAGAACGTTTTTGAACCAAACAGAAAAACTTCCGTCAAGTAACTGTTTGTTGATCATTAATTTATGCAAGTTAGCTcagtttgttttgttttcaagaCTCTGTTTCCAGTTGTTAGAACTTCAACTTTCTGTACTGATGAAGCTGGGATATTTTATGGTAGACGGGaagtttatttttaatgtgCTAGTTTACAAAATTCTGCTTTCAGAAAGCAAGCAAATTAGCATACTCTGCTTAAAGAGATTGTTTGCTTcatctataaaatattattcttcAACTTTCGTGTAAAATTTACATATGAAAGCTGAAAAATCACTCTTTTAGAGGCTCAAACACttcctaaaatttttatttaaatctatCTTTGAATCTTGTACTCATCTATAAATCAAACTtgcaattttaataataattgtgaTGAATTCAAATACAATCAATAcaaatgttatttaaaattcatttctcaAATCTTCtcaaaaaatcaaatcaatcgAGTTAATTCGATGAAatccaacaaattttaaaaaacagagGATTCAAAGTAAGAGATGTTATTGTGATAAAATTAAGAGTGTGTTTCATATACACATATCTAGATATGATGAAGTTGAATTTAAATCATTATGATGCATTCACTCATTTTTCAAGTTAATATAGTATTGTGTTTTCGCAGTCCGTTCGCaactttttatatgttttttttttgtaattttcagGTCGTTAGTAGTCGAAAAACTATTTTCGAAACCAGTCTATATCGCCCGAATGTTGAAAAATTCCATACACCATCATCTACGGCTACATAACAGTTTGCCATCACATAAAGGCACTACACACCAAGCTACACTTTGAACTTATTTCCATTGAGGTTTTGAACTTCAATACTTGTATTATAGATGTGTCTTTGAATGTAGACCGGGTAAGTTCTTGCTCTGAATTTGTAAGCATTCTAGTTTTGCATctgtaaaaaaattaactttcTTTGCTTTTAGATGCCTGTATTTGAATGTTTAAGCCTTCGTTGAGCTTGTAAGggtggaaaaaaattatatactttTTAATCTTTGGGGTAGGGTTTGTAAAGTGTTGGGAATGTAAACGTTTTTGCACTATTAGTGTTTCAAATTTCCATTGATTtggttttttaataaataatacaattaattgATTAGctagttattaattatttttcgaaATTATATAGTTTGCAACTGAACAGTGAACAGCTTAGCCAATCAAAAATTTCACTGAAAGGTATCATGAGTCCGCGATGAAACAATTTTTCATTATGATTTGCTTCTGTGGCATGTGGAAATTTATGGATTGATTTTAGCGCACACTGACAGCATCATGTAATCGATGCTTGGTACATTCAGCATAACTCATGAGATTAAATCCTTCGTGATTGTATTCTTGATCTGACACGACGATATAGGATACATGGAGCTGCAACTAGCGAGAGATGTAAATGTTGTCTTTTAAGATACAATGGGTTGGCCGACGCGGTGCAAGGCTCTAGGCAAACGAAAACACGAGAAAACTCTAGTATATACCAAGCGATATTCATGTTTGAAGGAGTATGCATTTCCTGCCTAACCACAAGGTTTCTGTGATGTCATTGCTGATTATGACAGAAACAGCATTCCTGTACTACTTCATTTATGGCATTCAGTACGTGCCGGAAGCTGATAAGATCATCGACAATCTATAGGTACAGGCGATTCAGAGAATGACCATTGAAAAATTTAAGGACAAGGGTTTTAGAACTCGTCTATCCCAAGTTCTATATATCTTGATCCTACATCTGTCAATGGCATTCTCTATGTACCGTAATAAACAGTTTGAAGTAGTAACAAGAATAATGGATTAACTCAATGACAGGGCATTATTCACATTTGGACAAGAGGCAGATATATACATTAAATATTAGCAGAGCTTAAGGCAGACATGCACTCGAAGTGTTATGGATCTTGCGTCTGCAGCTCCCAATTAACTTAAATGATGAGCAATTTGCAATGTTCACAGTTTGCTAAACTTTTGTGGAATCGAAATCTATGCATCAATCGTAGTTCAAAGTTCAGGGATTCTAGGTGAAAATGTAAACCTCATCAAACCCCCTCctggaaaaataagaaaaaaacaaGGAAACAAAGTTACTTGATGGTCAAATTACAACAAATCTGAACCACAGAGGCAAAAAGACTGAGCCGTCGTCCAGAAAAAAAACTAAGAAATTAGTAAATGATAAGGACGAATTGAAACATAGGACATTTATTACCCAGCCTTTCCACAATACGTGGGACTGTAATTATATATAAGGTTGTCGAGTATTTTTCGAGCAGATGGTCGATTCAAGGACTTCCTAGCCTCCCTGAGGAAAAGATTTCAAGGAGACAAAGATAAACAGTCATTATATTGGCAGCTTCTTATAAATCAAGAAGGCAGgataaaagtaaattatatatgcAAGCATGTGCTTATATAAAGACAAATAAGATGAATTACTTGAAATTGGAAAtgattgaactttttcaaaaagAACGGAAATACTTGACTACTAAATTCCTGATTGAAGCTACACTTAAGAAACCataagattttaaatatttaagttgGATCAACTCTTTAAAAGGAACGAAGCATGTGATGTTGCACAGCGTGCTTCAAACAGAATTTGATACTAaattttttacatttaaaaatatgactATAATCGTATAAAATCCATTACTGTTATAATGCATTAAGAAAAACCAAAAATCATAGTGAATGATAACAGAGACAGAACTTCACTACATCCACTTCAAATTTACATGATACCAAGCATCCAACACAATTAACATGTCAATAATCATGACCAACTTGATAATGAGACAGACCAAAGCTATACTCACTGCAAATTCATACGCTATCAAGCTGAAGTTTTACCGGACAAAAAAGTTTGCAACTTGTTGAGTCACTTGAACAGCATCTTCCGAGTGCGGAATTGTTGCTATGCCCCATTCAAAAGCATTTTTCTGCAGTAGAGAGTCATATATTTGTATTCCAAAACCACTAATTTTCAATGTTTATATATTGATGCGTGCATTTGCAAGTGCCTATCATACAATTTGGAATGAGAGGAGGATCAAGATGGATGTTGAAAACACTCTGGTGTTCATATATTGTTTGTTTTGCCAACAGAACCAATTCTCGAATATAAGCTCTCTTAAGACTCACTAGAGATATCGAGAGAACTGTTTCAGCTCTAGAGATATCGAGAGAACTGTTTCAGCATAGAATCGACACAAAACGTCATTATCCTACAAATTGAAGCTTATCCCATAAGCCTCACTCATCCCATATTAAGATCCTTCATCACAATTTTTGCATGAAAGGAAAGTTTGTCCCCCGAGGTTCTATTAGCTTAACATTCAACCATCCTCCTCCCTCCCAATAATCATCACAACTTAGCTCGGTTCTTCAAAAAGAAGACATGCATTGGTGCTTTTTCAGGTTCCCATGTGTCATTATAGGTTCTCGTTGTCCATCATAAAACAGGAATTAAGTAAGGTATGAAATGCAACTATATAGAACCCTACATAATGACAATGAATGATTTAGGGTAGAGATTATGCACCTTCtgcataaaatgaaaattttaaattcacagGAAACGAGTGAGATTATGCACCTTCTGGATAAAGTAAAAATGTTTAATTCACAAGAAATGGGTTATAGTACCTCCGGGTGCCACTGGAAAGCAGTTACAGGGTATCTGCGTGCCTTAACTGTTGAGACACAGACCTGACATACATTAATCTTAGGGTAATTAAAAGTAAAACTAACAGCCTTCTAAATGCCACAACTCTGCAGGAAATAGAATCTAAAATTAAAGAAGCAACAGAGGAAAATTCCTCAATACCTTATTATCCTTATCCGCACTAGTTGTCAAGATCTCGaaaaaattgcacaactttttattattttgaaaccTTTCTGGTGATATTCCATACTGTAGCATGAGGAATATTAGAATCAGaaaagaacaaaataatttggtcATCTGCATTTCTATGATATATAAATTGGCCGTTTGAAGTTAATTTGGTAACATTCATGAATCCAAAAATTGGTcacttataatttaaaaaagtaAGACATTGTTCCATTTGCAGTCTTAAATACTATGCATAAAAAGTACGCAACTGTTAGCTCAGAGTAATACAGGTAGATGACAGCTATCTTATATTTCAGTTGTGTACTACACCTGCTAATCACCAGTACGAATAATTTCAGTCACCCAAATAACAAAACCACCAACATCCGttaattcataaattatattCCATGCTGGAACGGTTCATGAGTTTAAATTTGAAGTAAACTACTACTGGGGATTGATTTCCAATGCATTACTGTGTTGTCAGTCGTCTAGAGAAGATGATACATCTGCAAACCTATTACTGATGGATAAATTTAAAGTCACTTGATCATGGGCAGGATAGACCACTTACACAATGATGCTGCATTATAAGGCATTCCGTACTTAGCTTTTTCAGCAACACTGGAGGAAACCTACAAAAACGTAACTAATTTCTTTTAGTCACCAAAACCCTTGATGTGATTGTCATTGGAGTTCAAAGCATAAGAGTGATGTGGAAAATAAATTCACATCTAACAGTGGCATATTTCCCATATTTCAGGCATCAAATGTAAACTACGGAAGATAAATAAAACACTCAAGATATCCAATGGTAAGCACGTATTAAAAACTACGTAAATTCATCCAGCAATCATTCCACTCAACTCAAATATGAAGTTACAAATAAGTGTAATATGGAAAACAAATATACATAAAACAGCGGAATGCGGAAGAAATTGAGGATCTACATAGAAAAGAGCGACATGGAACATGGACTTTGATGCACACGAGAAACAGACTAATCAAATAGGAAGTAGCGGACCTCAATCTACATTGATTTTGTTTCTTCTAACATCATATAAAAAGTTAAGTGGTCGAGAATCAGGTTGTAATATAATATCTGATGTTGACACTTGAGGAGGAACGCAAACGAGCATTTTGATAATAAAACTACTGAGGTTAAAATGGAGTAAATATGATGGACGTTAATAATTTTTACATCTTTAAGATGAGGAAAACAATCAGAATTCAGTGGACTAAATAGTCGGAAATTATtgatccaaaaaaaaatttattcggAAATTCACATGACCTCTGCTCTGCTGCGATCAAGAAAACAAAGTTCACAACAGTTCAATGAGCAAGTTGTCTCTTATACATTAGAAATATCCTAAGCAAGCCAAAGCATTCCGGACcttcaaattcaacaaaaaattttGACCGTCAAATATGTGAATTGTTCTCTGGTATCAGGAAGAATTATTAAATGGGACCTTTTCAATCCATTCCAAACAACTTTAACTTTTCACGCGTGATTTTCTATAGTTTAGCGAGACATGTACTTGTATTCAACAATTTCAATTGTTTTAGCCTGTGATGTCATTATTTTTCCTCTGAGCATTAAACACCTAACACAATAGCGTCTCGATATTTTCCGTTGCCAACTATAAGTAAATTAGTTATCTTCTTGCATAAGAACTAATGAAATTCAGGATTCAGATGATAAGGTAACAAAATACTCAATGATTTAAGATGGAAAATTCACAGTTTGAGGATCTAAAGAGTTTGGCAGTTCATCATGCCAAAATTACGTTTGAATAAATCTTAACAGTAACTTCAGGTTTTGCTTTAACATTATGCTTTCATTCCAGGCAACTAAAATATCACTAAATTGGCAAACAACCTTTTACTCAAGTTAAAAGTGGCAATTAATACTTTTTTGGTCGATGTTTATGTTTCTTGGGAACTGAAATATAAAAAGATTGGGTACAAGCAATAATTAGTACCTTTGAAACACAGTTTCATTTATATCTATACTTTTAACAAACTGCAATGTAGAAGCATGACTTGCAGCATTAAATTCTTCAAGGACTCGATTATCCTGTAACCAAATATTGAAACGCCATAGATCAACACACAGGAATCTAACTAAATCAACTAGAAGCTGGATAAACTAGAACTTAAAACTAgaaaatcacataaaaatttatgagatcATCAACAATTCCTAATTAAATCAACTAGAAGCTGGATGAAGCAGAAAATAAACTAGAAAATCACATCATAGTTTATGAGATCATCAACGCCAAAAGAGTTTATAAGAATCAACTTAAAGATAAGATGTGGCAAAAGTGTAGATTGAAGATACAAAGAAAATACTGGAAACTGGAAACATTAAAGCAGAAATTTAAGAACACACATTCACAATATATTGTctgattaatattttaaaggcagagagagagagagaaaccAGTGCCACACTTATGAGAAAAGGTATCTTGTTCCACCTAAAAGAGGTTGTTTATTAAATCAGTGATTTCCCAGCCCAAGTAAACACTGTATTTTTTCGGACAATCAAATGGAATAAATAAGTTCTGCTGGCATCTTCCAATAGTAGTTTTCCCCTTTCTTTCCATCATTTTCCTCCTCTTCCAGTAGGGGTGGGAAATATTTCCAATGATGAGAGGTCACCGTAACGAGATGTAAATTCATGTGCATGGACCTCGACAACTCACCTTGCTGACAATCATTGTTAACAGTTCAAAACCCAAGCAGATGGCATGCAAAGGGAAATGATCTCCAGCATCATTCTTCCTTAGAACTATCTGCAAAAGGAATAAGCAAAAAGTCGTTATCGTGATGATTTTCACAGCATCTCTTTTATGATACTGAACTACACAAGAGAGACCTAGCTAGTTATGGCTATGTCATGCCCTAAAGCTTCAAAAATATCTTTGCCTATCTAAGCATATGCTTCATAGCATGTAATTTTGCGTGCACCCAGAAAATAAGCAAGTGATATctataaacttaattttttgACAGGTATCTGTTACAATTGAAGACCTATGGGAGAAGAAGTTGCTGATTAATGATTAAGTGGAGAGAATGCAGCTGACAGGTGATAAGAGGAGATCATGGTGATGGCTGAAGACATGCTTGAATGATTGCTGGATTATGCTCGAACGTGATTATGACTAAAAGTCAGAATTCTATTTTAATTAGATTAACTAAGGTAGGAACACACCATAGCAAATTGAATATCTCTCCAAAATCATTCTGCTTAATGTACAAAAGAATAAAAGCTATTTATGGAAGAACCAGTCAGAGAGAGAGTAGATAACGTAGCACAATCATATTCCAATAAATACATGGATCTTGACAAGAAACATTTTATATGCTGAAGAATTAAAGAGACGGCCTTCTCATTTACATTTTACTGACACGTAGAAAGGTTGCAGAGAATATCCGGGTGTCAATTTCATAATTGATCCTTGAGATGGTCATTTTATCGTGTACCTTAAAAATAAATTCCGCAACCTCAAAGTAAAGACCATCTTTTGCCCATCCTCCTGTAAAAAGCACTCCATTAACCAAATTGAGTTTCTGCAATttcaattacaaaaataaaaacatattaagaCATGGAGAATGATAGAATTACTACTATGTGAATGCATCACGAAAGTGAAACTTATAGGTAGCTAACAAATTCATTGTTATGCCATTGATTGACATGGTATTTTGATATGAAGCATAACTTCATCAATATCAAATGAACCATCACCTTTATATAGATTTCATTGGAGCGACTTTGAGTACTAAGGATTTCCTCATATCCGTAGAATCAACTCGTCAACCAACGGTGTGACAATTACATAAAGCTGAGAATCGCCAATATAAGGATGGTGGAAAGAAAAACtggacataaattaaaaaagaatCTACAACATCCATCAAATGAAGTCTACACGACAAATTACAAAATATCCTCGTCATAAATACTCAACCATACTTTTCAATCTTGATTTTCTAAGCAAAACATGAACATCGTGACCCAAAAAaatcgtttttttaaaaaaaactttcgtAATCTCGAAAAAAAGTATACAAAGAATTTGCGCCATAATCAATCCGATAGTACAGCAACCAAATAGTTTAAATGATTAAGACGGATGATAAAATAAGACTATCGACCAATCAAAGAAAAAATAACATCCAGCAAACCTCGGTTCAGAAAGTAAGGACAACGAGAGAGAAGTTAAATTACTTTGTAAAGAATATCCTTTGGTTCGTTATAAATAAGTGGAATGACCCGAGCACCAGCGGATTCAACGAACTTGACGTAAGATGCAGCAATATAAGAGGCATTACTGGCTTCATTGAGGCGACCAGAGGCGCCATCCCCTGGGTGGCTGAGGATTCCAATAACCGGACGGTAATTAAGCTTAATATCAGCAGCCTGGCAAGTCGGAGCCTCATGAAGCTCCTCGGCGTCGCCTGGTAAAACAAGAGACGGATCCGTCGACCGAACAGCTGCCTTAGAGAGACCAATTAGAAGGGTGGTCCAGAGGTAATCTGAAATGTGCGATGAAGCAGACGAGGAGGGAGAAGTAGAAGCAGCTGAAGAAGAGGCAGTAGAGGTGGCGGTGGGGGAGGAAGTGCCTAAGGAGAGCGGTGGAACAAACAGCGGCGTAGGCCGCGGTGGCGGAGGTTGCGGGGGAGGCATCGGAGAGGGCAAAATGGGGTATGTGACACGGGATGGCCACTGTACTGCTTTGCTTTAGTAATTGGTTGTGAGAGTAC
This genomic window from Primulina huaijiensis isolate GDHJ02 chromosome 7, ASM1229523v2, whole genome shotgun sequence contains:
- the LOC140981229 gene encoding gamma-glutamyl hydrolase 2-like — encoded protein: MPPPQPPPPRPTPLFVPPLSLGTSSPTATSTASSSAASTSPSSSASSHISDYLWTTLLIGLSKAAVRSTDPSLVLPGDAEELHEAPTCQAADIKLNYRPVIGILSHPGDGASGRLNEASNASYIAASYVKFVESAGARVIPLIYNEPKDILYKKLNLVNGVLFTGGWAKDGLYFEVAEFIFKIVLRKNDAGDHFPLHAICLGFELLTMIVSKDNRVLEEFNAASHASTLQFVKSIDINETVFQRFPPVLLKKLSTECLIMQHHCYGISPERFQNNKKLCNFFEILTTSADKDNKVCVSTVKARRYPVTAFQWHPEKNAFEWGIATIPHSEDAVQVTQQVANFFVREARKSLNRPSARKILDNLIYNYSPTYCGKAGRGFDEVYIFT
- the LOC140980413 gene encoding trifunctional UDP-glucose 4,6-dehydratase/UDP-4-keto-6-deoxy-D-glucose 3,5-epimerase/UDP-4-keto-L-rhamnose-reductase RHM1-like, producing the protein MSAFAPKNILITGAAGFIASHVANRLIRNYPEYTIVVLDKLDYCSNLKNLLPSKGSPNFKYVKGDISSADLVNYLLLTENIDTIMHFAAQTHVDNSFGNSFEFTKNNIYGTHVLLEACKVTGQIKRFIHVSTDEVYGETEEHAVVGNHEASQLLPTNPYSATKAGAEMLVMAYGRSYGLPVITTRGNNVYGPNQFPEKLIPKFILLAMSGKPLPIHGDGSNVRSYLYCEDVAEAFEVVLHKGEVGHVYNIGTQKERRVIDVAKDVCNLFGMDPDKSIQFVENRPFNDQRYFLDDQKLKNLGWFERTTWEEGLKKTMEWYTNNPDWWGDVSGALLPHPRMLMMPGGAERHVGAEKYESMKSELLGTNIVVPDSKSLASPQKSEFKFLIYGKTGWIGGLLGKLCEKQNIPYEYGKGRLQDRSQLLADILTVKPTHVFNAAGVTGRPNVDWCETHKTETIRTNVAGTLTLADVCREHGLLMMNFATGCIFEYDAAHPEGSGIGFKEEDMPNFTGSFYSKTKAMVEELLKEYDNVCTLRVRMPISSDLKNQRNFITKISRYNKVVNIPNSMTILDELLPLSIEMAKRNLRGIWNFTNPGVVSHNEILEMYKEYMDPNFTWTNFTLEEQARVIVAPRSNNEMDASKLKNEFPDLLSIKESLIKNVFEPNRKTSVK